A genomic segment from Cinclus cinclus chromosome 11, bCinCin1.1, whole genome shotgun sequence encodes:
- the AGRP gene encoding agouti-related protein, with amino-acid sequence MAVEGTGQAASRWADAGQAPLHRLSPRTMLNVLLLCCGLLQGIQAVLDLRTADLSCGHLQKASSGLERVDRAHHTSLQRKVKEVSVEPAGALPRLGFEQMALGVQETDGDLVQRGSLLEPQASSTELQAESREERSPRRCVRLLESCLGHQIPCCDPCATCYCRFFNAFCYCRKISTNFPCGKN; translated from the exons ATGGCAGTGGAGGGGACAGGCCAGGCTGCCAGCAGGTGGGCTGATGCTGGCCAGGCCCCTCTGCACAGGTTGTCCCCCAGGACCATGCTGAacgtgctgctgctgtgctgtgggctgctgcaggggatcCAAGCTGTCCTGGATCTCAGGACTGCTGACCTCAGCTGTGGCCACCTGCAGAAGGCGAGCAGCGGGCTGGAGCGGGTGGACAGAGCCCACCACACCAGCCTGCAGCGGAAAGTCAAGGAGGTGTCTGTGGAGCCGGCAG GAGCTCTCCCAAGACTGGGGTTTGAGCAGATGGCCCTGGGGGTCCAAGAAACTGATGGTGACCTTGTGCAGAGAGGCAGCCTGCTGGAACCACAG GCATCATCCACAGAACTGCAAGCTGAGAGCCGTGAGGAGCGCTCCCCCCGTCGCTGTGTCCGTCTTCTGGAGTCCTGCCTTGGCCATCAGATCCCCTGCTGTGACCCTTGTGCCACCTGCTACTGCCGCTTCTTCAATGCCTTTTGCTACTGCAGGAAAATCAGTACCAACTTCCCCTGTGGCAAGAACTAG